The following coding sequences lie in one Lolium perenne isolate Kyuss_39 chromosome 2, Kyuss_2.0, whole genome shotgun sequence genomic window:
- the LOC127330494 gene encoding uncharacterized protein yields MLMFLVKQANKEDIFFPYNFKFHFILLIIDLHKGVVNVMDSKRKEYAEWANMAAILQRAWKRFITTVPGTWKPELTFQDYPCMRQEPGNNLCGYYVCTFIRDMACPKGGDARIHHTRMKRLRDTLITEDQIRAIQEEIAGFFLTEVITPGGEHYRKVIAMC; encoded by the exons atgttaatgtttttagtgaagcaagcaaacaaagaggatatattctttccctacaacttcaa attccactttattctcctaatcattgatcttcacaaaggagtcgtaaatgtaatggactcgaaacgtaaagaatatgcggaatgggcgaacatggctgccatcctccagag GgcctggaaacggttcatcactaCTGTTCCGGGtacatggaaaccggagcttacatttcaagattaccct tgtatgaggcaggaacccgggaataacttatgtggatactacgtctgcaccttcattcgtgacatggcctgtcccaagggtggggatgcccgtatacaccacactcgt ATgaaacgcctgcgggacactctcataacggaggatcaaatacgagcaattcaagaggaaatcgcgggattctttcttaccgaggtcattaccccaggtggagaacaCTATAGGAAAGTCATAGCTATGTGTTGA
- the LOC127335189 gene encoding uncharacterized protein: MDAGGALNAVAVTALAAESIAGVQYTRFPTPTTDDDLDDLYGDFDLGFLPLPPLSPSPSSPPKTPSPGLSLPSPTPSSSPSPSPSPPPRRTPSPDPHRRRQPEPEPNPIHQHQPPLPAPKSPTQQHQPPPPRAAPNPPPSPRHQPPLPAPKAPTLRLQRAPARPAPSPSPPTATALYIGDLPWWTTDAELEAALAPHGELRGLHFFADKPSGKSRGHCRADFLHPAAAASAAAALHGRAFDGHHCVASLSRPPALQRADADSDAPPPNPALARANNRGNAAFLGDGSSLGPMAPRPRAFGAMIGDGGGFPPVGQCGPMAASHVNPAYLAASRMAMCGNGAEMWHNQGMPGGFWGGPQPWNFGGCEMPWQQPGQQYRNGDYGKMRSTGRERPGGRNEDRDAGNFRGNPNRRQCGRGGGERPGDRDRRWEQRERNYDDRDRRGGQKRRYQEYSEREDWQKRGRARLSQSRNSDDDDDPRRQSRDSDDDEYLIRRR, encoded by the coding sequence ATGGACGCCGGCGGCGCCCTCAATGCCGTCGCCGTAACCGCACTGGCGGCGGAGTCAATCGCCGGCGTACAGTACACCCGCTTCCCCACCCCGACCACCGACGATGACCTCGACGACCTCTACGGCGACTTCGACCTCGGCTTCCTCCCCCTCCCGCCACTCTCCCCTTCCCCGTCCTCCCCTCCCAAAACCCCCTCTCCCGGCCTCTCCCTCCCATCCCCAACCCCGTCTTCCTCTCCGTCTCCGTCTCCCTCTCCACCACCGCGCCGCACCCCGTCCCCCGAcccgcaccgccgccgccaaccAGAGCCCGAGCCAAACCCCATCCACCAGCACCAGCCACCGCTCCCCGCCCCAAAATCACCCACCCAGCAgcaccagccgccgccgccgcgtgccGCTCCAAACCCACCACCCAGCCCGCGACACCAGCCGCCGCTCCCCGCGCCGAAAGCACCCACCTTGCGGCTCCAGCGCGCGCCGGCCCGCcccgcgccgtcgccgtcgccgcccacCGCCACCGCGCTGTACATCGGCGACCTGCCCTGGTGGACGACGGACGCGGAGCTGGAGGCCGCGCTCGCGCCGCACGGCGAGCTCCGCGGCCTCCACTTCTTCGCCGACAAGCCCTCGGGCAAGTCGCGCGGCCACTGCCGCGCCGACTTCCTccacccggccgccgccgcctccgccgccgccgcgctccaCGGACGCGCCTTCGACGGCCACCACTGCGTCGCCTCGCTCTCCCGCCCGCCCGCGCTCCAGCGCGCCGACGCCGACTCCGACGCCCCGCCGCCCAACCCCGCCCTCGCCCGCGCGAACAACCGGGGCAATGCGGCGTTTTTAGGCGATGGGTCGTCTCTGGGGCCCATGGCTCCCCGGCCGCGCGCGTTCGGCGCGATGATCGGAGACGGCGGTGGGTTCCCGCCGGTGGGGCAGTGCGGCCCGATGGCAGCGTCCCATGTGAACCCGGCATACTTGGCAGCCAGCAGGATGGCAATGTGTGGCAATGGCGCAGAAATGTGGCATAACCAGGGGATGCCTGGGGGCTTTTGGGGCGGACCGCAGCCATGGAATTTTGGAGGCTGTGAGATGCCATGGCAGCAGCCAGGGCAGCAGTACCGGAATGGGGACTACGGAAAAATGCGTAGCACCGGCCGGGAGAGACCAGGTGGTAGGAATGAGGACAGGGACGCTGGCAATTTCCGGGGCAATCCAAACAGGAGGCAGTGTGGCCGCGGTGGGGGTGAACGGCCCGGGGACAGGGACCGGCGCTGGGAGCAGCGCGAGAGGAACTACGACGACAGGGATCGGCGGGGTGGTCAGAAAAGGAGGTACCAGGAGTACAGTGAGCGCGAGGACTGGCAGAAGCGAGGACGGGCCAGGTTGAGTCAATCAAGGAACAGCGATGATGACGATGATCCGAGGCGGCAATCAAGGGACAGTGATGATGACGAGTATCTGATACGGCGTCGCTAA